The proteins below come from a single Prolixibacter sp. NT017 genomic window:
- a CDS encoding FMN-binding glutamate synthase family protein: MRKSITLTVIATVVVLLGLSLIKYPIYTLIGIVVFFVGVGIYDLAQKKHSILRNFPVIGHARYLFEMISPEIHQYFIESDTDGKPIDRNHRAYIYERAKKQNETHPFGTELDVEEDNFKWLQHSIYPAPKLDKPPRVTVGGSACQHPYSASLFNISAMSFGALSKNAVIALNKAAAAGNFFHDTGEGAISPYHRQGGDLVYEVGTGYFGCRTDDGHFSPEKFEKQAALDEVKMIEIKLSQGAKPGHGGVLPAKKNNEEIAQIRGVEPHTTVLSPPGHSAFSNARGLLEFVQQLRELSKGKPVGFKLSIGSKDEFVEICQEMVETGIKPDFITVDGAEGGTGAAPIDFSNYVGMPWELALVFVVDTLRGFNLKDEIRIFTATKIFTAFDIFKALSLGADVCNSARGMMLALGCIQALKCDTNECPTGITTNKPGLMKGLVVEDKWKRVKNYQSETLNDFLELFAAAGCSSLEQLHRGLIYKQIQGKVKTYEELYPTIEAGSYLKEHH; encoded by the coding sequence ATGAGAAAATCCATCACGCTGACAGTGATAGCGACCGTCGTTGTACTACTTGGGCTAAGCCTGATAAAATACCCGATATACACACTCATCGGCATTGTTGTCTTTTTCGTGGGTGTCGGCATTTACGATTTGGCACAAAAGAAACACTCCATTCTCCGGAACTTCCCGGTAATTGGTCATGCCAGGTATCTATTCGAAATGATTTCTCCCGAAATTCATCAATATTTCATCGAGTCGGATACCGATGGTAAACCTATCGACCGGAACCATCGGGCTTATATTTATGAGCGTGCCAAAAAACAAAACGAAACACATCCGTTTGGTACCGAACTTGACGTAGAGGAGGACAATTTCAAATGGCTACAGCACAGCATCTATCCGGCTCCAAAACTGGATAAACCACCCCGGGTTACCGTTGGCGGAAGTGCTTGTCAGCATCCATATTCAGCCAGCCTGTTTAATATCTCGGCGATGAGCTTTGGAGCGCTCAGCAAAAATGCGGTGATAGCACTGAACAAAGCGGCCGCTGCCGGAAACTTTTTCCACGATACCGGCGAGGGTGCTATTTCGCCCTATCACCGGCAGGGCGGAGACCTGGTGTACGAAGTAGGTACGGGTTACTTTGGCTGCCGGACCGATGACGGACACTTTTCTCCTGAAAAGTTCGAAAAACAAGCGGCTCTTGACGAAGTAAAAATGATTGAGATTAAGCTCTCTCAGGGAGCCAAACCAGGCCATGGTGGTGTATTGCCGGCGAAGAAAAACAATGAAGAGATTGCGCAAATCAGAGGAGTGGAACCTCACACCACGGTTCTTTCGCCTCCAGGACACAGCGCTTTCAGTAATGCCCGCGGTCTGCTGGAATTTGTTCAGCAGTTGAGAGAACTCTCAAAAGGCAAGCCGGTCGGGTTCAAGCTGAGCATTGGCAGCAAAGACGAGTTTGTTGAGATATGCCAAGAGATGGTTGAAACAGGCATCAAGCCCGACTTCATAACCGTTGACGGCGCGGAAGGTGGTACCGGGGCTGCCCCCATCGATTTCTCCAATTACGTGGGTATGCCCTGGGAATTGGCACTGGTTTTCGTAGTGGATACACTCCGGGGATTTAACCTTAAAGATGAAATCAGGATTTTTACGGCCACCAAAATATTCACGGCTTTCGACATATTCAAAGCACTCAGCCTGGGTGCGGATGTATGCAACTCGGCACGCGGTATGATGCTGGCGCTGGGATGCATTCAGGCACTAAAATGTGATACCAATGAATGTCCCACCGGCATTACGACCAATAAGCCTGGATTAATGAAAGGATTGGTCGTGGAAGACAAATGGAAACGGGTGAAAAACTATCAGTCTGAAACCCTCAATGATTTTCTGGAACTATTTGCTGCTGCTGGCTGTAGCAGCCTTGAACAACTACACCGGGGATTAATATACAAGCAAATACAGGGAAAAGTAAAAACGTACGAAGAGCTTTACCCTACAATTGAAGCGGGAAGTTACCTGAAAGAACACCATTGA
- a CDS encoding thiamine pyrophosphate-dependent enzyme yields the protein MNVSEQLLHILKQEGVQHIFGVAGDALNPLISAIAKQDTIEWIRVKHEENGAYAAFAQGELGNNLGVCASTVGPGALHLINGLYNAKKERSPVLAITGQVPVAVQGTNFHQEVNLEKVFADVCGYQAIIRSPEQAPKIILKAIRTAVNEKCVCRIELPADVAMMEAESEEYIQHAFRSNSVVLPPDTQLEEASKLIADANKTGILAGAGCRGAKETIEAFSNRINAPITHTLRASDIFDHSMENVVGLTGLIGNPSGYKAVMEPDLLIMLGTDFPYTDFLPKETNVIQIDIRPENIGNRIPVTLGLHGDVRETVALLLEKCPEKEDRSFLEDLKKEFREWKKSMEQKADDKRELEPIHPEIFARSISEQAADDAIFALDTGTSVIWSSNFMNFHSERRMIGSFNHGSMAVGLPAALGAQFQFPEREVWAMVGDGAFNMTLHEFSTAVKHNLPIKVIVFKNDELSFVKIEMEEVGLAPNLDALHVDNFDFVAYAQLCGGDGIKVEHARDVEKAVAMAKASKKPFIIEAIVNSGELSLPPRIGLTEATGFGLSKVKEIIQSLGGNRKQWENLKKEIEGYFD from the coding sequence ATGAATGTATCCGAGCAGCTTCTTCATATCTTAAAACAGGAAGGAGTTCAGCACATTTTTGGTGTCGCCGGAGATGCACTGAATCCGCTTATTTCTGCAATAGCAAAGCAAGACACCATCGAATGGATAAGGGTAAAACACGAGGAGAATGGTGCTTATGCCGCTTTTGCACAAGGTGAATTGGGCAACAATCTGGGTGTTTGCGCCAGCACGGTAGGGCCGGGAGCCCTTCATTTAATTAATGGACTCTACAATGCCAAAAAAGAACGCTCTCCGGTATTGGCCATCACCGGTCAGGTTCCGGTTGCTGTGCAGGGCACCAATTTCCACCAGGAAGTAAATCTCGAAAAGGTATTTGCCGATGTGTGCGGTTACCAGGCCATCATTCGCTCGCCTGAACAAGCGCCCAAAATTATCCTCAAAGCGATACGAACGGCGGTGAATGAAAAATGCGTTTGCCGGATTGAACTGCCGGCGGATGTAGCCATGATGGAAGCCGAAAGCGAAGAATACATTCAACATGCATTTCGCTCCAATTCAGTCGTCCTTCCTCCCGACACACAATTAGAAGAAGCATCGAAATTAATTGCCGATGCGAACAAAACTGGTATCCTTGCAGGAGCAGGTTGCCGGGGAGCTAAAGAAACCATAGAGGCATTTTCCAACCGAATAAACGCCCCGATCACTCACACGCTGAGAGCTTCGGACATTTTTGACCACTCGATGGAAAATGTGGTCGGGCTAACCGGTTTAATCGGCAATCCTTCGGGATACAAAGCCGTTATGGAACCCGATTTACTCATCATGCTCGGCACCGATTTTCCCTACACTGATTTCCTGCCAAAGGAAACCAATGTTATTCAGATTGATATACGTCCGGAAAACATTGGGAACCGAATACCTGTAACGTTGGGGCTGCACGGAGATGTTCGGGAAACGGTAGCACTTCTGCTGGAAAAATGCCCGGAAAAAGAAGACCGCAGTTTTCTGGAAGACCTGAAGAAGGAATTTCGCGAATGGAAGAAATCGATGGAGCAAAAAGCCGATGACAAGCGGGAGCTCGAGCCCATTCACCCGGAGATATTTGCCCGGAGCATCAGTGAGCAGGCTGCCGATGACGCCATCTTTGCACTCGACACCGGTACCTCAGTTATCTGGTCGTCAAACTTCATGAATTTTCATTCCGAAAGAAGAATGATCGGTTCGTTTAACCACGGCTCCATGGCCGTCGGTCTTCCCGCTGCCCTCGGCGCTCAATTTCAGTTTCCCGAAAGGGAGGTATGGGCGATGGTTGGTGACGGAGCATTCAACATGACCCTCCACGAATTTTCTACGGCTGTAAAGCACAATCTGCCCATCAAGGTCATTGTGTTTAAAAACGATGAGCTGAGCTTCGTTAAAATCGAAATGGAAGAAGTAGGTCTGGCGCCCAACCTCGACGCGCTGCACGTCGACAACTTCGACTTTGTAGCCTATGCACAACTTTGCGGAGGTGACGGCATCAAAGTAGAGCATGCCCGCGACGTTGAAAAAGCAGTGGCAATGGCCAAAGCTTCTAAAAAGCCTTTCATCATCGAAGCAATCGTCAACAGTGGCGAGTTGTCGCTTCCACCCCGAATTGGTTTAACCGAAGCGACCGGTTTCGGCCTTTCGAAAGTGAAAGAGATCATTCAGTCGCTGGGCGGAAACCGGAAACAATGGGAAAATCTGAAGAAAGAAATAGAAGGTTATTTTGACTAA